The following coding sequences are from one Oryzisolibacter sp. LB2S window:
- a CDS encoding OmpA family protein — protein MVKQTPCAWMLRLLWLVAAALALGACQSAPHMSDEARRAQVLREQGFVQTEQGWELQLPGKLLFGFDSDVVTDESRRKLLHMGRALSEVGVRTLRVDGHADDQGAPEYNERLSLRRAQAVAQALADSGIALDHIEVRGLGAKYPVAAGTSEAARQENRRVALTVPVQ, from the coding sequence ATGGTGAAGCAAACTCCTTGTGCATGGATGCTGCGCCTGCTGTGGCTGGTTGCCGCCGCATTGGCCTTGGGCGCCTGCCAGAGTGCGCCGCACATGAGCGATGAGGCGCGCCGCGCCCAGGTGCTGCGCGAGCAGGGCTTTGTGCAGACGGAGCAGGGCTGGGAGCTGCAGTTGCCGGGCAAGCTGCTGTTCGGCTTCGACTCCGATGTCGTGACCGACGAGAGCCGCCGGAAGCTTCTGCACATGGGCCGCGCCCTGAGCGAGGTGGGCGTGCGCACATTGCGCGTGGATGGCCATGCCGACGACCAGGGGGCACCCGAGTACAACGAGCGCCTGTCCCTGCGCCGTGCGCAGGCCGTGGCCCAGGCGCTGGCCGATTCCGGCATCGCGCTCGACCATATCGAGGTGCGCGGCCTCGGCGCCAAGTACCCCGTGGCGGCCGGCACCAGCGAGGCCGCGCGCCAGGAAAACCGGCGTGTCGCGCTGACCGTGCCGGTGCAATAG
- a CDS encoding diguanylate cyclase, whose amino-acid sequence MALMAMALAGSLLLVVALVALRVHQQSNLQLMARSVAYTVEAAVVFKDVQAADQTLAHMLAREGVAHAVVRDARGAVFARWRGSDPSLRERTGYALARMTLLTPAVAPIVYEGRPVGEVELHGDGQALLNFLIAGLVALLACLAVSGAVGLLLARRMLRDMVTPLQALAQVARAVRRDHAKGQRVPPARLAELRELGDDFNALLAELEDREALLQQKNKALTHLALHDSLTGLPNRANFEQQLPLAIAHARDTDQPMALLFMDCDRFKLINDSLGHGAGDALLVEVARRLDGLVRSGDVAARLGGDEFAMILAAPTGQAQAQAMADRVVAAMREPLVLADGGVIQPSVSAGVAVFPQQGDNMESLLHGADAAMYEVKARRRRRATDR is encoded by the coding sequence ATGGCCCTCATGGCCATGGCACTGGCCGGGTCGCTGCTGCTCGTCGTGGCGCTGGTGGCGCTGCGCGTACACCAGCAAAGCAATCTGCAGCTGATGGCGCGCTCCGTGGCCTACACGGTCGAGGCCGCCGTGGTCTTCAAGGACGTGCAGGCGGCCGATCAGACCCTGGCCCACATGCTGGCGCGCGAGGGCGTGGCCCACGCCGTCGTGCGCGATGCACGCGGGGCCGTGTTTGCACGCTGGCGCGGCAGTGACCCCAGCCTGCGCGAGCGCACCGGGTATGCGCTCGCGCGCATGACGCTGCTGACCCCGGCGGTCGCGCCCATCGTGTACGAGGGCAGGCCCGTGGGCGAGGTCGAGCTGCACGGCGATGGCCAGGCGCTGCTCAATTTCCTGATCGCGGGGCTGGTGGCGCTGCTTGCCTGCCTGGCCGTCAGCGGCGCCGTGGGCCTGTTGCTCGCGCGGCGCATGTTGCGCGACATGGTCACGCCGCTGCAGGCGCTGGCGCAGGTGGCGCGCGCGGTGCGGCGCGACCATGCCAAGGGCCAACGCGTGCCGCCGGCACGCCTGGCCGAATTGCGCGAACTGGGCGATGACTTCAACGCATTGCTGGCCGAGCTGGAGGATCGCGAAGCACTGCTGCAGCAGAAGAACAAGGCGCTGACACATCTGGCCCTGCACGACAGCCTGACCGGCCTGCCCAATCGCGCAAACTTCGAGCAGCAACTGCCGTTGGCCATCGCGCATGCGCGCGACACGGATCAGCCCATGGCGCTGTTGTTCATGGACTGCGATCGCTTCAAGCTCATCAACGACAGCCTCGGCCATGGCGCCGGCGATGCGCTGCTGGTCGAGGTGGCCAGGCGGCTAGACGGGCTGGTGCGCAGCGGTGACGTGGCGGCGCGCCTGGGGGGTGATGAGTTCGCCATGATCCTGGCCGCGCCCACGGGGCAGGCGCAAGCGCAGGCCATGGCGGATCGGGTGGTGGCCGCAATGCGCGAGCCCCTGGTCCTGGCCGATGGCGGCGTGATTCAGCCCTCGGTGAGTGCGGGCGTGGCCGTGTTCCCGCAGCAGGGCGACAATATGGAGTCCCTGCTGCATGGCGCCGATGCCGCCATGTACGAGGTGAAGGCACGCCGGCGCCGGCGTGCGACGGACAGGTAG